A window of the Loxodonta africana isolate mLoxAfr1 chromosome 3, mLoxAfr1.hap2, whole genome shotgun sequence genome harbors these coding sequences:
- the MPZ gene encoding myelin protein P0, whose protein sequence is PLTCHSALDFLLLSLPLYPWSGPIRGVSDSCSVLAVLSPAQAIVVYTDKEVHGEVGSRVTLHCSFWSSEWVSDDISFTWRYQPEGGRDAISIFHYAKGQPYIDEVGTFKERIQWVGDPQWKDGSIVIHNLDYSDNGTFTCDVKNPPDIVGKTSQVTLYVFEKGVRENGRRESGRQYQAAQGLERTESKGWGKRQRAGPCALQTLGGWAESSHGPKFSTSGNRCGGWELKMQALFIPSLLSPPLPVPTRYGVVLGAVIGGVLGVVLLLLLLFYVVRYCWQRRQAALQRRLSAMEKGKVHKPGKDTKRGRQVSWTWGPDQPGRALAAVRGGIGLVKAPWPVTDVCTPPPQTPVLYAMLDHTRSTKAVSEKKPKGLGESRKDKK, encoded by the exons CCACTGACCTGTCACTCAGCTCTTGACTTCCTGTTGCTCTCTCTTCCTCTATATCCCTGGTCGGGCCCCATTCGTGGTGTATCTGATTCCTGCTCTGTGCTTGCAGTGCTGTCCCCTGCCCAGGCCATTGTGGTTTACACGGACAAGGAGGTCCATGGTGAAGTGGGCTCTCGGGTGACCCTACACTGCTCCTTCTGGTCCAGCGAGTGGGTCTCAGATGACATCTCCTTCACCTGGCGCTACCAGCCCGAAGGGGGCCGCGATGCCATCTCG ATCTTCCACTATGCCAAGGGGCAGCCCTACATCGACGAAGTGGGGACTTTCAAAGAGCGCATCCAGTGGGTAGGGGACCCTCAATGGAAGGATGGTTCCATTGTCATACACAACCTGGACTATAGTGACAACGGCACTTTCACCTGTGACGTCAAAAACCCACCGGACATAGTGGGCAAGACCTCTCAGGTCACGCTCTACGTCTTTGAAAAAGGTGTGAGAGAAAATGGGCGACGGGAATCAGGGAGGCAGTACCAAGCAGCCCAAGGCCTTGAGAGGACAGAATCGAAAGGCTGGGGGAAGAGGCAAAGAGCCGGGCCTTGTGCCCTTCAGACTCTGGGGGGGTGGGCGGAGAGCAGCCACGGGCCTAAATTCTCAACCTCAGGGAATAGATGTGGGGGCTGGGAACTAAAGATGCAGGCCCTGTTCATTCCCTCACTTCTTTCCCCTCCTCTCCCAGTGCCAACTAGGTACGGGGTGGTGCTGGGAGCTGTGATCGGGGGTGTCCTGGGGGtggtgctgttgctgctgctgcttttctaCGTGGTGCGGTACTGCTGGCAACGCAGGCAGGCCGCCCTGCAGAGGAGGCTCAG TGCCATGGAGAAAGGGAAAGTGCACAAGCCTGGAAAGGACACTAAGCGCGGCCGGCAGGTTAGCTGGACTTGGGGCCCCGACCAGCCGGGGAGAGCCCTGGCAGCAGTGAGGGGTGGGATAGGCCTAGTTAAGGCCCCCTGGCCGGTGACTGATGTGTGCACTCCTCCCCCCCAGACGCCAGTCCTGTACGCCATGCTGGACCACACCAGAAGCACCAAAGCTGTCAGCGAGAAGAAGCCCAAGGGGCTGGGGGAGTCTCGCAAAGATAAGAAATAG